Part of the Cryptococcus neoformans var. neoformans JEC21 chromosome 11 sequence genome, TCACTCCGTTTTGCATTCACATTTATATCTCAGTTATCCACTTTCTTCAACTAATAACCTGACAATGGCAACTTCATCTTTACTTCAAACAGCTCTCCAAAACCTCCACGTCTCCCAGCAGATCCACCAGCAATCACACACGCCTCATCCCCCGTCTTCCCCCGGTTCCACTTCTTCGCGTCTATCATCCCCTGGCGGGACCCCGCCAATGTCTGACTGGGAGGCTGACGAAGACGAACTAATTGCAGTTGGAAGGGGTACGAGGCCTGCCACCCCAgttggtggaagaggaggtacCAAGCTACCTAGCATTTTGGGAGGGAAATCAAAAGATCCAGTGAGTAGCCTAGCAAGACAAAGAGTAGTTGATGAAGCTGACAAGCTTGCTCAGCTCAGAACATTGCCAACGCATTTGGCCGTGAGGATCTTCTTAATGCTTGACATCAGATCCCTAGCGCGATGCGACCGGGTTTGCAAGAGATGGCACAAGTCTTCTACTTTAAACTATGGTGAGCAACTAGGACGGTTCTGCTCCATTTACACTTCTAAATGGGCTTGATAGTATGGTTCCTTCAGAATCGCGCTTTGCTACTTCCTCGTATAACTACCCCAGAAACTCCAGGAGGCAAAACTCGCAAAATCGAGGGGGAGATCGAGTTCTATGATCCTTACGACAAATCTCCCCGTCTTTCGTCACTTCCATCACCTCCTATACCTACCTCCACGCAGCCTCAGTGGACAAAGATagaaagcaagaaggagTGGAAATCACAGTTCAAGCACACTTTCAAACGGACAGACCCAACTGCCGAGCCAGAACCAGACAGAGGTAGGGTGGATATTGCAAGCTTACACTCTTCCGGCTTCTCGACTCCAACTGGGAGTCACTCTTACGCTGGTCTTGGGAGTGGAAATTCTTCACGTTGGGAGGCTATCGGTGGGGAAGCTCCAAGTTCCACTGAGCGTAAGCTGGCTGCGAGAGAGGCCTACAAATCCCTTGGTGGCAGGAAAAGTAGAAtcaagagaaagatgggaGGTGAATTAGGAGCTAAAGATAAAGGTGGAGCAATCGACGATAACAGGTTCGATGCCCCTTGGTGAAAACATCTTGGTGCAAACATCATATCATCTTTCCGAGCGTAATAATGGTTGATTACTGGTTTGCGTAGTCTAATATATAATAACGTAAGATGGTACTTGGACGGTGAGAGTAGATCCTGATCTTAGTTGGTCATTTTTTATCATGATAAATTCCTATTGCCGAGGAGCCAGTTGACGTTGTAAGACTCTTAAGTTTTTAGTATGTACTTCAACACGGAACGTTGAGAATATGGTCTTGTGTAATGGGTGTTGTCATTACTTATATCAAAGGGGAAATGCAATTCCCCTTCAACCTTCTTTGACTACGACAACCCCCCTGACATAAAACTGTTCATTTCCTAATTGTTCATCTCCtaaaaacaacaacagatAGTGACATGAGTGACATGAGTGACATGTATGATGACCCGCAGCAAATGTCCAATCCCTATGCATCCGCTCTCTTCATTCGTCCTAATCCCCTCCCTAGCCCCGGCCCCCCGCCCTCGGCTAATCGCTTTCGCATCCTCTCAAGTTCTTCTTTACTCATCGATCGCTTTCCTCGCATTTTGCTCTGGCTTGAGAAGGGGTATGGAGATCCAGTGCAGTCTCTTTTACGGCCGCCTGGAGGTTTTGTactggaagaagctgtGATAGGGAGCTTGTCACTCATCGAAACCCCAGAGATATGATGTATATTCGGCCGAAGAGTATGTAAAGGCGCTCGAGGAGATACGGGTTCAAGTTTCACTTTGACCAGATTTGGATTCGGTGGGCGTAGTTTGACATTGGATGGCGATGTTGGCTGAATTTGAGCTCGATCAATGGCAACCTCTGGAGCGGGTATCCCTTGAATGTTATCTACGAACGGCTTCATGTCGATCTCGTCTCTCGTTTCCTCGTGTGTTGCACAAAGGatgccctcctcctgcttctcAGCTTCTGTTATCATCTCTTGTGATGACTCGTATGGCGAACTGGCAaacctccttctccgcttTCTCCGCCCCATTGATTCCTCTTCAGTATCATACTCCCACTCACCGCTCCTGTCCATGGCCGCCGACTTCGAATTGTCTACGAGAGCCTGATTCATAAGTCGTAAAGCGCGATTGTAAATCTCTTTCGGGCTGAGCGAAGGCAGTCCTCCCAAGCGGCTCACTTGATCCATCGAGATGTCCGTCCTTGTCGCGCCAAGTACTTTTTGTGCCTTACCGTTTAAGGAGCCCTCGGCAACCATATCTTCGGGAAGATAATCTTCTCGCTTGTAGTAGTaatcctctctttctattTTATCTATGTCGGGGTAGACACCAAAACCTTGTTGCCTAAGCTTATTCAGGCCCTCTGTGTACCATTTACCATACACCTGCCCAAGGTAATGATCCCGCTCGACTACTATACGCTCATAACCTCCAGGGGAGAGACAGTCTTCGAATAGGTCAGGTAAGAGATAGTAGTCCAAACCTTTGGCATAGGAGGCGACAGTATTGGGGGTGAGACCCAAAGGCTTAAACAGCTTGACAAGTGATTGTAATTCAGGTAGAGAACTGTGGCGTGAGATGGGGATATCCTGATGAATCATTGATGAGGTAAAGCTTCCCCAGGAGAACGTAATTTAAACTCACAATGTTGAGTGGCCAAGGACCACCTTTTCCAGCCGCCTTGAACAATGTTTCCATAAACCCCTGCCTCCTACTGTCCCAGCCTACCTGTTTCACTTCTACCATATTCACATGTACAATCATCTTGTTCAGATTGTATACCGGTTTGCcgctctcatcatcaaatCGACGACAGGCGACACATTTGGCGAAGCGTTCACATGCGTGAAATCGGGTTTCATGGGGGTCGGTAGTTGTACAattgagaaggaaaggatcAGATCTGACGGCAGAATAGATCTGCCTCTTATACCTGTCGACATGAACCTGTACAACAGCGCAAACATAAGACAACTGATACATGGCGTGGCAGAGGAAGCCTACCTTTTCATTGAAATACCTCGCTACCTCTTTGATAACATCTTCCCAGCCAAAACACCAAGtattgaggaagaaggtagTATCCTCGGGGTAAAGACCCATGATTTTTACCAGCTCTTGTAGGACCGGCTCCTTATCCGGCATATCACCAGTTCCCAGTCTGTCCCATCGTTAGCCGCAGGACTAATTGACAGATGAAGCTTACATTGCTGCTGTGTCCAGATAAATCCTGTCCaacactcttcttccacctccaacaAGACTTTTGGCTTTCTGATACACGGAAGCCGGAGCAAGAAACTCTTGAAGGATTGGGTTCCTTTTCAACGAATCAATGAACCTTGTATCTGCTCGCACGTCACCTGTGTGAAGGACAGCCTTTTTATCAGACGTTATGAGGAACCTGCAGCGTAACCCTTATTCAGCCTCGGTTTATGCACAGGTAATGAGACTTACATAGTCGATCCAGGACAGTGGTTGGCATCCAACAGTGTTATAGTTATCTCCTGAGGTTTCTCACTTTCGTAGCCTAAAGTGAACACTTTAGGTTGTCCATATGGCAACGCTTCCTGCTGTCATCAGCCCAGTGGATGTTGAAAAAATAGGTGACCCACTATACGATCGACTACCTTCCCATGAATCCCTCTTTTCGCCGCCAATCCTCCAAATCTCTTGGTTTTGATCTCTCTAATCCCTTTATCCAGCCATtgtctctccctctctgGCTCTAGATCCAACAACATCCGCTTTGTATCTGGGGAGCATATTATATGTCCTGTAAAATCTGAAGTAAGTCCCACGACATGATCGGCATGTGTGTGGCTCAACAGAAACAGTTGAGCTCGCGGAGGTTGATAAAATTCAAGAGGTTCAGATGGAGACGAGAAAGGCCGAGGGATAAGCCATTGAGGTCGATGAGATGCTGGCGGAGCGACAAAAGAGTCTACCCGAATGAACGGAAATTCCAAGATATGGCCGTCTAGGCAAGTTAGTTCATATCATGCTGGTTGGACTCACTATAGATGCCTGCCATAGTACACTAGAAGTATCGTTGTG contains:
- a CDS encoding expressed protein translates to MAGIYNGHILEFPFIRVDSFVAPPASHRPQWLIPRPFSSPSEPLEFYQPPRAQLFLLSHTHADHVVGLTSDFTGHIICSPDTKRMLLDLEPERERQWLDKGIREIKTKRFGGLAAKRGIHGKVVDRIEALPYGQPKVFTLGYESEKPQEITITLLDANHCPGSTMFLITSDKKAVLHTGDVRADTRFIDSLKRNPILQEFLAPASVYQKAKSLVGGGRRVLDRIYLDTAAILGTGDMPDKEPVLQELVKIMGLYPEDTTFFLNTWCFGWEDVIKEVARYFNEKVHVDRYKRQIYSAVRSDPFLLNCTTTDPHETRFHACERFAKCVACRRFDDESGKPVYNLNKMIVHVNMVEVKQVGWDSRRQGFMETLFKAAGKGGPWPLNIDIPISRHSSLPELQSLVKLFKPLGLTPNTVASYAKGLDYYLLPDLFEDCLSPGGYERIVVERDHYLGQVYGKWYTEGLNKLRQQGFGVYPDIDKIEREDYYYKREDYLPEDMVAEGSLNGKAQKVLGATRTDISMDQVSRLGGLPSLSPKEIYNRALRLMNQALVDNSKSAAMDRSGEWEYDTEEESMGRRKRRRRFASSPYESSQEMITEAEKQEEGILCATHEETRDEIDMKPFVDNIQGIPAPEVAIDRAQIQPTSPSNVKLRPPNPNLVKVKLEPVSPRAPLHTLRPNIHHISGVSMSDKLPITASSSTKPPGGRKRDCTGSPYPFSSQSKMRGKRSMSKEELERMRKRLAEGGGPGLGRGLGRMKRADA
- a CDS encoding expressed protein, which gives rise to MATSSLLQTALQNLHVSQQIHQQSHTPHPPSSPGSTSSRLSSPGGTPPMSDWEADEDELIAVGRGTRPATPVGGRGGTKLPSILGGKSKDPLRTLPTHLAVRIFLMLDIRSLARCDRVCKRWHKSSTLNYVWFLQNRALLLPRITTPETPGGKTRKIEGEIEFYDPYDKSPRLSSLPSPPIPTSTQPQWTKIESKKEWKSQFKHTFKRTDPTAEPEPDRGRVDIASLHSSGFSTPTGSHSYAGLGSGNSSRWEAIGGEAPSSTERKLAAREAYKSLGGRKSRIKRKMGGELGAKDKGGAIDDNRFDAPW